ACAACGTCGAGGAACTGAGCGAGATGCGTGCGATGGTGCGCGATCTGGGCCTGCCGTTCAAGGAGTACGGCTCCATCTCTCCGACCTATACCGGCAAGGGCACGACCCTGGAGACACAGGTCCCGGGCCTCATCGGTAAGAGCGACATCTTCCAGGGCTGCCCTGCCGGTCACACGTCCTTCCACGTCGACCCGCTCGGGTTCACCACGATGTGCAAGGTCGGCCGGGACAACCCCATCAACTTGATCACCGAAGGGCCTGATGGCCTGCTGCGTCTGCCCGCCATCGCAGACGCCCAAATGCTTCGCACGGGTGGATGTACGGGCTGCAAGCTCTCGTCCGCCTGCCGGGTATGCCGACCCATGGCACGCGTGTACCAGGAGGCGAAGGCACCACTCAGTCACTATTGCCAGCACGGCATGAAGGAGGAGTCATGAGCGCCATCCCCGTCGAGATCATCAGCCGTACCCCGAACACCGGCAACGCCGCGAAGCAGTTCCCCCGGCGGCAAGAGCCGGCCGGGATCGTCGTCACTCAGATCGACGCCCTGACCAAGGGCAACGAGCGCGGTTGCGGTGACGACAACCCGTACAACTAGCAGCATGTAGGGGTCGCCCCGGAGGGCTGTCGTGCCATGGCGTGGCTCACCGGGGCCGTCCCGAGCTAGGAGAAGGACTGTGCCTACCAGCCGCATTCCATACGCCGAATTGCCGGGAGCTGTTCGTCACGCGGTCGAGGACATCACCGGATCCCCCGAGTCGCTGGAGCCGGCAAGCGACGGCCTGAACAGTGCGATCGCGGTCAAGCTGAACAGCCCCAAGGGCGCGTACTTCGTGAAGGCTCTACCGGCTGATCACCGCTGGGTCCGGACGCAGCAACGCGAAGCAGCCATGGCGCCGTACCTAGACCTGGTCGCTCCGAAGCTGCACGCCCGCCTGACAGAGGGCGGGTGGGATGTCCTTGTCTTCGAGGCGCTGGAGGGACACCGCGCGGACTACGCGCCGAACTCGCCGGACCTACCCATCGTCGTCGACCTGCTTCGCCGTATCGCTGGGATCCAATGTCCGCCAGTGACACTGCGATGCGCTGAGCAGCGACTCCAGGCGTACGCCGGAGCAGACGAATTGCGCTACTTCGCCGGTGACGCGCTCCTGCACACCGACCTGAACAACGCCAACGTCATCGTCACCGGCGACCGGGCGCGCGTCGTGGACTGGGGATGGGCAACGCAGGGCGCCCCTTGGCTGGATGCCGGCTACTGGGTGATCTGGCTCATCGCCGCAGGGCATACGCCCGACTCCGCCGAAGCGTGGGCATCGCTATTGCCGTCCTGGCAAGCGGCTCATCCGCGAGCGGTCAACGCCTTCGCTGGCGCCAACGCACGCATGTGGGCTGACATCGGCGGCGCCGAACCGGACGCGTGGACACGCCGGCTTATCGATGCTTCCGCGGCCTGGCGTGACTATCGAGGAAGGAATACCGAAGCAGAATTGACTGAATTCAGTTGACCGGGGGTATGACCCCTTCAGCCTAATCAGTAAGACCGCCATGTCTTAGCAGCCCGCATTCTGCCACGGTTTCCAAGTCGCTCTGGATGCCTTAACGCATGTGCGATGGAGGCAGGTGATGTAACCTGCCTCCATCAATTCTGTAAGGATTAGCTGCCGCCTTGCTCGGCAGCCTAGATTGTCAAAGGTTCGCCACAATACCCTGCTGCGGCTTCATGGCTTCAGGCTGTCGACAATCCTACGCCAGATGCTCATACGCACCATTTCATCAGGAT
This window of the Actinoplanes oblitus genome carries:
- a CDS encoding phosphotransferase family protein, whose amino-acid sequence is MPTSRIPYAELPGAVRHAVEDITGSPESLEPASDGLNSAIAVKLNSPKGAYFVKALPADHRWVRTQQREAAMAPYLDLVAPKLHARLTEGGWDVLVFEALEGHRADYAPNSPDLPIVVDLLRRIAGIQCPPVTLRCAEQRLQAYAGADELRYFAGDALLHTDLNNANVIVTGDRARVVDWGWATQGAPWLDAGYWVIWLIAAGHTPDSAEAWASLLPSWQAAHPRAVNAFAGANARMWADIGGAEPDAWTRRLIDASAAWRDYRGRNTEAELTEFS